One stretch of Nocardia fluminea DNA includes these proteins:
- a CDS encoding SpoIIE family protein phosphatase, with amino-acid sequence MMTRTEDAPDGGSGEDGDRQPGDPGTNPSFSALLEDSVEDLYENAPCGYLSTLMDGTIAKINTTLLGWLGYRREELVGQRYFFDLLTVGGRMYYETHLAPMLSMHGQAGGLALELLRADGTRLPILVTSVVKTGPDGTAQLIRTTIFDATDRRAYEQELQRARAAADQAREAAERERERVQKLATTLQRTLLPPTLPQLPGMEIAAYYHPASTDNVGGDFYDLFPLTDATWGFFLGDVSGKGPTAAAVTSLTRYTLRAAAVYDPDPKAVLDNLNTVLLHKYRHDEPGFCTVVYGSLRPEAAGATLTLASGGHTPALLVRADGTTSLVETPGGMLVGAIPDPTFVSAEVHLQPGDTVLFYTDGLTEARTRGRERFSEEQLRDYIATHGPTTASGLIGTATDLLTGFGDGVEDDTALLAMSIPPAGGRSL; translated from the coding sequence ATGATGACCCGGACCGAAGACGCACCGGACGGCGGGAGCGGTGAGGACGGCGATCGTCAACCCGGGGACCCGGGGACCAACCCGTCGTTCTCCGCACTGCTCGAAGACAGTGTCGAGGACCTTTACGAGAACGCGCCGTGCGGTTACCTGTCGACGTTGATGGACGGCACCATCGCCAAGATCAACACCACCTTGCTGGGCTGGTTGGGCTACCGGCGCGAAGAGCTGGTGGGGCAGCGGTATTTCTTCGACCTGCTCACCGTCGGCGGGCGGATGTATTACGAGACGCATCTGGCACCGATGCTGTCGATGCACGGCCAGGCCGGCGGACTGGCCCTGGAGTTGTTGCGTGCCGACGGAACCCGCCTGCCGATCCTGGTGACCTCGGTGGTCAAGACCGGCCCGGACGGCACCGCGCAGTTGATCCGGACCACGATCTTCGATGCCACCGACCGCCGCGCCTATGAACAAGAACTTCAGCGCGCCCGCGCGGCCGCCGACCAGGCGAGGGAAGCGGCCGAACGCGAACGTGAGCGTGTGCAGAAACTGGCGACCACGCTGCAACGCACCCTGCTGCCGCCGACCTTGCCGCAACTGCCCGGGATGGAGATCGCGGCTTACTACCACCCCGCCTCCACCGACAATGTCGGCGGCGACTTCTACGACCTGTTTCCGCTGACCGATGCCACCTGGGGCTTCTTCCTCGGTGATGTCTCCGGCAAAGGGCCCACCGCGGCAGCGGTCACCTCCCTGACCCGCTACACCCTGCGCGCCGCCGCGGTCTACGACCCGGACCCGAAAGCGGTCCTGGACAACCTCAATACCGTGCTGCTGCACAAATACCGCCATGACGAACCCGGCTTCTGCACTGTCGTTTACGGCTCCCTGCGCCCGGAAGCGGCCGGTGCCACGTTGACACTGGCCTCCGGCGGTCACACTCCGGCGCTGCTGGTACGTGCCGACGGCACAACGAGTTTGGTCGAAACACCGGGCGGTATGCTCGTCGGGGCGATCCCCGACCCGACGTTCGTCAGCGCCGAAGTCCACCTCCAACCGGGTGACACAGTCCTGTTCTACACCGACGGGCTCACCGAAGCCCGCACCCGCGGGCGGGAACGGTTCAGCGAGGAACAACTCCGCGACTACATCGCCACGCACGGCCCCACTACCGCATCCGGTCTGATCGGCACCGCCACTGATCTGCTGACCGGGTTCGGTGACGGGGTCGAAGACGACACCGCCCTACTGGCCATGAGCATCCCACCGGCCGGAGGCCGATCCCTGTGA
- a CDS encoding alpha/beta fold hydrolase, producing the protein MSVRAKNNVVVVGNQDGPTVLLAHGFGCDQNMWRLVVPALAEHFRVVLFDHVGAGRSDTSSWSARRYAGLEGYAEDILEICTELDLTEVVPVGHSVSAMIGVLAVNQAPERFAKLVLLTPSPRYIDDGDYRGGFSRADVEELLASLDANYLGWSAAMAPVIMGNPERPELGGELTESFCRADPKIAQVFARATFLSDNRADLCKVEVPTLVLETAQDAIVPRSVGQFIHGQILGSRLVTLDATGHCPQLSAPEATAAAIAAYAGAR; encoded by the coding sequence GTGAGCGTGCGTGCCAAGAACAACGTCGTCGTCGTGGGTAACCAGGACGGCCCGACGGTGCTGTTGGCACACGGTTTCGGTTGCGACCAGAACATGTGGCGACTCGTCGTCCCAGCACTCGCCGAACATTTCCGGGTGGTGTTGTTCGACCATGTCGGGGCGGGCCGGTCCGACACCTCGTCCTGGTCGGCCCGGCGCTACGCCGGCCTGGAAGGCTACGCCGAGGACATCCTCGAGATCTGTACCGAACTCGACCTGACCGAGGTCGTCCCGGTCGGGCACTCGGTGTCGGCGATGATCGGCGTTCTGGCGGTGAATCAGGCCCCGGAACGGTTCGCGAAGCTGGTGCTGCTCACCCCGTCTCCGCGCTACATCGACGACGGTGACTACCGCGGTGGGTTCAGCCGTGCCGACGTCGAGGAGTTGCTCGCCTCGCTCGACGCCAACTATCTCGGCTGGTCGGCGGCGATGGCGCCGGTGATCATGGGCAACCCCGAGCGTCCCGAACTCGGCGGGGAACTGACCGAGAGCTTCTGCCGCGCCGATCCGAAGATCGCGCAGGTCTTCGCCAGGGCCACCTTCCTGTCCGACAATCGGGCAGACCTGTGCAAGGTGGAGGTCCCGACGCTAGTGCTCGAGACAGCACAGGATGCCATCGTCCCTCGCTCGGTGGGCCAGTTCATCCACGGCCAGATCCTGGGCAGCCGATTGGTCACCCTGGACGCGACCGGGCACTGTCCGCAATTGAGTGCACCCGAGGCCACCGCGGCGGCGATCGCGGCCTACGCGGGCGCCCGATGA
- a CDS encoding DUF7691 family protein, which produces MTTDMSLTGSFAGRGLICETLSALKEGDGPFSSDWPEAIDSGLSELNINAIGFTEFEGGKVLAFPGGIEYARIYGEWTHAQCVAAVEQWEATTAEQRLALDPEVLDWVEVGIRLASTAAKSPGYGVAGLIYS; this is translated from the coding sequence ATGACCACCGACATGTCACTCACTGGCAGCTTTGCGGGTCGGGGGCTGATCTGCGAGACGCTGTCGGCGCTGAAGGAGGGGGACGGGCCTTTCTCCAGCGATTGGCCGGAAGCGATCGACAGCGGATTGAGTGAACTGAACATCAACGCCATCGGGTTCACCGAGTTCGAGGGCGGCAAGGTACTCGCCTTCCCTGGCGGAATCGAGTACGCGCGGATCTATGGTGAGTGGACACACGCGCAGTGCGTCGCAGCAGTCGAGCAATGGGAGGCCACGACCGCCGAACAACGGCTGGCGCTCGACCCTGAGGTGCTTGATTGGGTAGAGGTCGGCATCCGGCTAGCTTCGACAGCGGCGAAGTCGCCCGGATACGGCGTAGCTGGGCTTATTTATTCGTGA
- a CDS encoding MFS transporter — MQFVDVMCVTVVVTALPDMVADFDGSAADSTMIATAYAAFFGGLLLFGARVGQRIGHRRSILASIALFAIAAAIAAMSPSALVLAGARAVQGGAAACAVPSALTLLSTHAPDEHARAKAVAVWSASGAAAGISGYAVGGALTQIGDWRLIFWSLVLVSALLAVVVRAAVPADPPQPTRQPFNAFGALTATGAVMLTVVGASVVGEGGYRSVVLLIAAAVTTAIFISVDRRSASPLIPAALARLRTVRWGSTTAFVNTATTSGVATVLTLHLQGAQGYSPAAAAVTLLPLSVMVIFGATAAGRLDRSLGAAAVGTIGMMLIAFGIAVLAGWPEVGLVVVIATTVMGCGLGMSSVASTATALSVPDTVRAAASGLVNTAAQLGTALGTAALLLLAASFDGEPNVAGASAPRIAWVAAAVLATATAAMWMTQRGSSHRGQRLA, encoded by the coding sequence GTGCAGTTCGTCGACGTCATGTGCGTGACCGTCGTCGTGACTGCGTTGCCCGACATGGTGGCCGACTTCGACGGTTCGGCGGCCGACAGCACCATGATCGCCACGGCCTACGCGGCGTTCTTCGGCGGACTGTTGCTGTTCGGCGCGCGAGTGGGCCAGCGCATCGGTCACCGCCGTAGCATCCTGGCCAGCATTGCGTTGTTCGCGATCGCGGCGGCCATCGCCGCGATGTCCCCGTCTGCGCTTGTCCTGGCCGGCGCGCGCGCAGTCCAAGGTGGGGCGGCGGCATGTGCGGTGCCCTCGGCGCTGACACTGCTGAGTACTCACGCACCCGATGAGCACGCTCGCGCGAAAGCTGTCGCCGTGTGGAGCGCATCCGGTGCCGCGGCAGGCATTTCGGGGTACGCGGTCGGGGGCGCCCTCACCCAAATCGGGGACTGGCGCCTGATCTTCTGGTCGCTGGTGCTGGTGTCGGCGCTGCTCGCGGTGGTGGTGCGCGCGGCGGTCCCCGCTGACCCGCCACAACCGACCCGACAGCCGTTCAATGCGTTCGGGGCGCTTACGGCGACGGGTGCGGTCATGCTCACCGTCGTTGGAGCATCGGTGGTGGGCGAGGGCGGGTACCGCAGCGTCGTGCTGCTGATCGCCGCCGCGGTGACGACCGCGATCTTCATCTCGGTAGACCGCCGATCAGCGAGCCCGCTCATCCCCGCGGCGTTGGCGCGGTTACGCACCGTTCGGTGGGGATCGACCACCGCCTTCGTCAACACCGCGACCACCAGTGGTGTCGCCACTGTGCTCACCCTCCATCTACAAGGCGCGCAAGGGTACTCGCCTGCCGCTGCTGCGGTGACGTTGCTTCCGCTCAGCGTGATGGTGATCTTCGGGGCGACAGCCGCGGGCCGATTGGACCGCAGTCTCGGGGCCGCTGCGGTAGGCACGATCGGGATGATGCTGATCGCGTTCGGGATCGCCGTGTTGGCAGGATGGCCGGAGGTGGGTCTGGTCGTTGTAATTGCGACCACGGTGATGGGCTGTGGTCTCGGTATGTCCTCGGTAGCCAGCACGGCTACGGCGCTGTCGGTACCCGATACGGTGCGGGCCGCGGCCTCGGGACTCGTCAATACAGCAGCACAGCTCGGCACCGCCCTCGGTACAGCGGCACTTCTGCTCCTTGCCGCGTCCTTCGATGGGGAACCGAACGTGGCTGGCGCGTCCGCTCCGCGTATCGCATGGGTTGCCGCTGCCGTGCTGGCGACAGCGACAGCAGCAATGTGGATGACGCAGCGGGGCAGTTCCCATCGGGGACAACGGCTCGCGTAG
- a CDS encoding dienelactone hydrolase family protein, whose protein sequence is MATVTTRTVQYLADGLTMAGHLTLPAGDERRPAVLLGPEGPGLSDVERRRAEALAELGYVTLAFDLHGGQYLADPEAMLARCMPLLDDPGRMRDIGYAALDVLRAEPRTDPGRIAAIGYGTGGAIALELGRAGVDLRAIATVNGLITGRPGEAARIRCPVWAGVGSEDPIMSAAKREAFATEMQSAGLDWRLVVYGGALHAFHHPPVDQPVVPGVGYHARHAQRAWRDVVELLDENLNDKAKIIVGS, encoded by the coding sequence ATGGCAACGGTTACCACGCGCACGGTCCAATACCTTGCCGACGGCCTGACAATGGCTGGGCACCTCACGCTCCCTGCCGGTGACGAGCGCCGGCCTGCGGTGCTCCTCGGCCCAGAAGGGCCAGGGCTCAGCGATGTCGAGCGCCGCCGGGCCGAGGCCTTGGCCGAGCTCGGCTACGTGACCCTCGCCTTCGACCTGCACGGCGGCCAGTACCTGGCCGACCCCGAGGCCATGCTGGCTCGTTGTATGCCGCTGCTCGACGACCCCGGCCGGATGCGGGACATCGGCTACGCGGCGCTCGACGTGCTGCGCGCCGAACCGCGGACCGATCCCGGCCGCATCGCCGCGATCGGCTACGGCACCGGCGGCGCGATCGCACTGGAACTCGGGCGGGCCGGAGTCGACCTGCGCGCGATCGCGACTGTCAATGGACTGATCACCGGCCGGCCAGGCGAGGCGGCGCGCATCCGCTGCCCCGTCTGGGCCGGGGTCGGGTCCGAAGACCCGATCATGTCCGCCGCGAAACGCGAGGCGTTCGCCACCGAGATGCAGTCCGCGGGCCTCGACTGGCGCCTCGTGGTCTACGGCGGCGCCCTGCACGCCTTCCATCACCCGCCGGTCGACCAGCCCGTGGTCCCCGGCGTCGGCTATCACGCTCGGCACGCGCAACGGGCCTGGCGCGATGTCGTGGAGCTGCTCGATGAAAATCTGAACGACAAAGCGAAGATCATCGTCGGCTCGTAA
- a CDS encoding VOC family protein, with product MALGHLGINVTDLVAARMYYDELMPMLEYERLLADGTQFAYRPAGGKIGTYVFFYPASEPGYAPGRAGLQHLAFMVRTRADVAKVHAWALSRGDEIIHAPQEFPQYPPPYYATFWIGYDGVMLEAVCHKDA from the coding sequence ATGGCCCTCGGACACCTCGGCATCAACGTGACCGATCTCGTTGCGGCCCGGATGTATTACGACGAACTCATGCCTATGCTCGAGTACGAGCGCTTACTGGCCGACGGCACACAGTTCGCGTACCGGCCAGCGGGTGGGAAGATCGGGACGTACGTGTTCTTCTATCCGGCGTCCGAACCCGGTTACGCGCCTGGCCGTGCCGGGCTGCAACACCTCGCGTTCATGGTGCGCACCCGCGCCGACGTCGCCAAGGTGCATGCCTGGGCACTCTCGCGTGGTGACGAAATCATCCATGCGCCACAGGAATTTCCACAGTACCCGCCGCCCTACTATGCCACTTTCTGGATCGGATACGACGGGGTGATGCTCGAAGCGGTCTGCCACAAGGATGCGTGA